Below is a genomic region from Cellulomonas sp. P24.
AACCGGGACCGGGTCCAGCGCGGCTACTCGACGGAGGCGGTCACCGAGACGATCCTGCGGCGGATGCCGGACTACGTGAACTACGTGACGCCGCAGTTCTCCCGCACCCACGTGAACTTCCAGCGCGTGCCGGTGGTCGACACGTCCAACCCGTTCATCGCCCGGACGATCCCGACCCTCGACGAGTCGATGCTGGTCATCCGCTTCGAGAGCCCTCGCGACATCGACTTCCCGTACCTCCTCTCGATGCTGCACGGGTCCTTCATGTCGCGACCGAACACGATCGTGTGCCCCGGCGGGAAGATGGATCTCGCGATGCAGCTCATCTTCACGCCGATGCTGTGGCGCCTCATGGATCGTCGACGGCAGGCCGGGGCCGCGTGACCCCGGGGTGCGAAGGGACTTCTGGCCCACGAGCGACGCGCAGACGAGGAGCACGATGAACGGTCAATCAGTCGCGAGCTGAAGGAGCGTGCCGTGCGGGTGCTGGTGGCAGTGGCCTCACGGCACGGTGGCACCCAGGAGATCGGCGAGGTCATTGCCGACGTGCTGAGGGGAGCCGGGCACGACGTCGACGAGGTCGAGCCTGGAGACGTTGCCCTGATCGACCCGTACGACGCGGTCGTCCTCGGCTCCGCGGTGTACAACGGGCGCTGGCTGCCCGAGGCGCGGGAGCTCGCTCAACGGGCTGCGACGCCCCTCTCCCGGCGCCCGGTCTGGTTGCTGTCCTCCGGTCTGGCTGCCACGCTGCCTGCCTCGGTTGCGAAGTCCTCGACGGAGATGCGCGACCTGGGGGAGCGCATTGCCGCCCGCGGGCACCGGAAGTTCGCGGGCCGGCTCAACCGCAGCGTGCTGTCGTTCGCCGAGCGGACGATCATCGCCGCGGCACGCGGTCGTGACGGCGACTACCGGGACCTCGACGCGGTCCGGGACTGGGCGCGCACGATCGTCGCCGAGCTCGAGGACGCCACGGCGGAGCAGCACCGCCTGCCGCTGCCGTGACCGGTGCGCCCGGTAGGTTCACGCGCGGCTGATCGCCGAGCGGAGCCGTTCCGGCGTCGGAGCCCCTGAGAGCCCATCGGGAGTCCGGCGGAACCGGCAGGTCAGACCACCTCGGCCCGGGTCCACCAGCTCGCGGTCGCCCAGAGCCCGAGCGCACCGACGAGCACGGGGAGCGTGAGCTGCACCCCGGTGACGCCCGACGCGAGCGCGGCACCGCCCATCCCGGACCACAGCCCGGGTACGGCCCACGGGAACCAGGCCCCGGCCCCGAGGACCGTCATGACCTGGGTGGCCACGACCACCCCGAGCATCGCCCCGACGGCGGGCAGGTACCCCCGGCCGACGCTCGCCACGAGTCCGAACGGCAGCGCGAGCAGCGTCGTGAGCACAGCGACGGCGACCGGCACCGCGAGCGCCCGCACGACCACCCCGACGCCGACCGGGGCGTCAAGCCCGACCATCGTGCCGAGCGGCACCGCCACGACGGCGGCCAGCAGCGAGACCGTCAGGCCCCAGCCCAGGACCACGAGTCCCTTCGCCCAGGCGAGCCGGGCCCGGCTCACGGGGAGCGCGTACAGCGATCCCACGGTGCCGTCCGAGTACTCCCGGCCGAACACCCAGGAGACCACGACGCCGACCGCGAGCAGCGCCCCGACCGACAGCAGCTGGGCCATCAGGCCGAGGTAGTCCGACCAGGACGACCCGGTGACCATCGTGCTCACCTTCGCGGTGAGCTGGCTGTCC
It encodes:
- a CDS encoding flavodoxin domain-containing protein; its protein translation is MRVLVAVASRHGGTQEIGEVIADVLRGAGHDVDEVEPGDVALIDPYDAVVLGSAVYNGRWLPEARELAQRAATPLSRRPVWLLSSGLAATLPASVAKSSTEMRDLGERIAARGHRKFAGRLNRSVLSFAERTIIAAARGRDGDYRDLDAVRDWARTIVAELEDATAEQHRLPLP
- a CDS encoding ABC transporter permease, which gives rise to MRTALAVELLKMRRSRVVMVATVVLVLLMPALAAGFMAAYTLGGDSQLTAKVSTMVTGSSWSDYLGLMAQLLSVGALLAVGVVVSWVFGREYSDGTVGSLYALPVSRARLAWAKGLVVLGWGLTVSLLAAVVAVPLGTMVGLDAPVGVGVVVRALAVPVAVAVLTTLLALPFGLVASVGRGYLPAVGAMLGVVVATQVMTVLGAGAWFPWAVPGLWSGMGGAALASGVTGVQLTLPVLVGALGLWATASWWTRAEVV